From the Ensifer adhaerens genome, the window GATCGGGTGGCCGCCTTGCCGGTTATCGCCGGCGGCGCCAATATCGTCGGCCTGCGCTTCCGCCCGGGTGTCGCTGCGTCGTTCCTGCGCACATCCCTTTCGGAAATCACCGGTCAAATCGTTTCGCTTGACGCGTTCTGGGGCAAGGATGGCCGTGAACTCGACGCACGGCTTCAGGACGCACCGGATACGGCCCGCCGCGCCGACATCCTGGCGGATGCGGTGCTGCGGCGTCTGCCGGCCGTCTCCCCGCCGCCGGGCGATGTCGCGGCCGCCCTCGCCTATCTCCTGCAGAGCCCTGATTCGCCTGACAACCCCATCCGCGCACTGGCTACGGCCACCGGCACCAGCGAACGGACACTGCGCCGGCGCTGCCACGAGCATTTCGGCTATGGCGCCAAGACGCTCGATCGCATCCTGCGGCTGCAGCGCTTCCTAGGCGCATGCCAGAGGGAACCGTCGGCAACGCTCGGCCTGCTCGCGCTCGATGCCGGCTATGCCGACCAGGCGCATCTGTCGCGCGAAGCGCGGGAGTTGACCTCGCTGTCCCCGGCGGAAATTCGCCGCCAGCTCTCCGTCGACCGGCAAGCGGCCTGACTGGCCGTTTCGTTCAAGACCGGTGAGGCGACCCGTGCTAATCCCTCATGCAGGAGAACAAGGCATGGCAACACTCGAAGCAAAGATCGTTCACACCACCATCAATCGCGG encodes:
- a CDS encoding helix-turn-helix domain-containing protein; translation: MDGAFEPVTRTRPTLAKPTLAKQRGIYRERAAPGALGAHVECLWSHQMPDAPPAPMAVVPDGCVDILWSDRGLVVAGPDRVAALPVIAGGANIVGLRFRPGVAASFLRTSLSEITGQIVSLDAFWGKDGRELDARLQDAPDTARRADILADAVLRRLPAVSPPPGDVAAALAYLLQSPDSPDNPIRALATATGTSERTLRRRCHEHFGYGAKTLDRILRLQRFLGACQREPSATLGLLALDAGYADQAHLSREARELTSLSPAEIRRQLSVDRQAA